From Amphiura filiformis chromosome 20, Afil_fr2py, whole genome shotgun sequence, a single genomic window includes:
- the LOC140142739 gene encoding uncharacterized protein: protein MLGRPCLHDQGMMQNGDSSLPIYTTVKVKGKLEPTLTKPQKDTMKNMKKTICSICEKDALMHCVDCKNYLCKQCRKCHDSFTNGHKLVTVSALQSRQVTGHVTDEGLQHVTDEGSQSGHAADEGLQSGHVTDEGRFCELHPEQVVRYYCETEEKQVCVDCISLKTCPCDHVHTPLKEAAEKQLSSIEDLMSKCITGTRVKFQEALEEAEVVLANLIEQKKQTIELLDKIGMDYIQMIKSVIKKHKDEVCKLKHERVKEIHEKLKELQLNVDVMDMAFNQGSEVINSRSIHLITYRSSILTKTLSSFVDAVPPRVSKDLSFIKFEANPISAPFIGHLLHAEWKLKDRFHTKGLHKPTGVAINRDGHVVIGSWKMGSKVYTKQGEAKLDLCNTNAAPDLVITPDDRYAIIPRHKGVIEFYNQKGTLLTTSSHMTCTNNKPSNINSIAVDKQGKIIVGLVSNTVSTHHADGSLICKFATKYMPFRLAITSQNKIVCSFYDSKVKRCTSLQLMDYTGCYARAILPPANIRNWDPGCVCCGAEEIFVANEKLGDPAGIYRYTSDGNYLGCCTTQVTDPRGIEMSCDGTELFVAERRSNQVKVFHR from the exons ATGTTGGGTAGGCCGTGCCTACATGATCAGGGGATGATGCAGAACGGCGACAGTTCCCTACCAATTTATACAACAGTCAAAGTCAAAGGAAAACTCGAACCTACCTTGACTAAG CCGCAGAAAGACACCATGAAGAACATGAAAAAGACCATATGCAGTATCTGTGAAAAGGATGCTCTAATGCACTGTGTTGACTGCAAAAATTATCTCTGTAAACAATGCCGGAAGTGCCATGACTCTTTTACAAATGGACATAAACTAGTCACCGTTTCAGCGCTACAATCAAGACAAGTGACCGGGCACGTGACAGACGAAGGGCTACAACACGTGACAGACGAAGGGTCACAATCAGGTCACGCGGCAGACGAAGGGCTACAATCCGGTCACGTAACAGACGAAGGAAGGTTCTGTGAACTTCATCCTGAGCAAGTAGTAAGATACTATTGCGAGACTGAAGAAAAACAAGTTTGTGTGGATTGTATAAGTCTGAAAACATGTCCGTGTGATCATGTTCACACCCCTCTGAAGGAAGCTGCTGAAAAGCAGTTATCATCCATTGAAGATCTAATGTCAAAGTGCATTACTGGTACAAGAGTCAAATTTCAGGAAGCCCTTGAGGAAGCAGAAGTAGTGTTAGCGAACCTGATCgaacaaaagaaacaaacaatcgAATTACTTGATAAAATCGGTATGGACTATATTCAGATGATTAAGAGTGTCATCAAGAAACATAAGGATGAAGTGTGCAAGCTAAAACACGAGAGAGTGAAAGAAATCCACGAGAAGCTGAAAGAACTTCAGCTCAATGTTGATGTCATGGATATGGCATTTAACCAGGGATCAGAAGTCATCAATTCTAGATCAATACATTTGATTACGTATAGAAGTTCTATCTTGACCAAAACTTTAAGTTCATTTGTTGACGCAGTACCTCCACGTGTAAGCAAAGACTTGAGCTTCATCAAATTTGAAGCTAACCCGATCAGTGCCCCTTTTATTGGACATCTTTTACATGCAGAATGGAAGCTCAAAGACCGTTTTCACACAAAAGGATTGCATAAGCCGACAGGTGTAGCCATCAATCGGGACGGACATGTTGTCATTGGTAGCTGGAAGATGGGTAGCAAAGTGTACACAAAACAAGGGGAAGCTAAATTGGATTTGTGCAACACAAATGCAGCTCCGGATTTAGTTATCACTCCAGATGACCGTTACGCTATTATACCACGCCACAAAGGGGTCATTGAGTTCTATAATCAGAAGGGAACACTGTTAACAACATCATCTCATATGACTTGCACAAACAATAAGCCATCCAACATCAACTCCATTGCAGTTGACAAACAAGGTAAAATCATTGTAGGTCTGGTTAGTAATACCGTATCGACACACCATGCGGATGGATCGCTCATCTGCAAGTTTGCAACCAAGTACATGCCATTCCGCCTTGCAATCACATCACAGAATAAGATCGTCTGCTCTTTCTACGACAGCAAGGTGAAAAGatgcacatccttgcagctcaTGGATTACACAGGATGCTATGCTAGGGCCATCTTACCACCTGCTAATATCAGGAACTGGGATCCTGGTTGTGTGTGTTGTGGGGCTGAGGAGATCTTCGTAGCCAATGAGAAGTTGGGCGACCCTGCTGGGATATATAGATATACATCAGACGGGAATTACTTAGGATGTTGCACCACGCAAGTCACGGATCCAAGAGGTATTGAAATGTCATGTGATGGTACCGAGCTCTTCGTTGCTGAACGTAGATCTAACCAAGTGAAGGTATTTCACAGATAA